The sequence ACAGGTAATGGGGACAGGTTTCGAGCGTCACGTTCAATCCTCTTTGCTTCGCATGTTCGATCAATTCCACGGTCTTCGGATGGCTGATATGGACAAAATGCAGCGGACAACCCGTCTCTTCAGCATACAGCAATGCGCGGCTGACCGCTTCCATCTCGGCAAGCGGAGGGCGAGACTCCACATAATCGCGGATCGTTACTTGCCCGTTTGAACATTTTTCCCGGGTCAATTCTTGGGTAATTGCCTCACTTTCCGCATGAAGCGCCAGAACTTTATTAAGCCTAGCTATTATTTCCATTCCCCGGTAAAGGGTCATTTCGTCCACTCGCCCAAACTCGGAGCCTGCGGAGGACATGAACGCCTTAAAGCCAATGGCCCCCTGTTCCGCCATTCCTTCCAGTTCATTCAGGCTCCCCGGGACTAAACCGCCCCACAGCGCATAATCCACGTAAGAATTTCCGTTAGCTAATGCTTTTTTTTCAATAAGCGTGGCTGCGGTCGTTGTGGGGGGATTGCCATTGAGCGGCATATCAAAATAGGTGGTAATTCCCCCTGCCGCCATCAGCCGGGACCCATTTTGAAACCCTTCCCAATCCGCACGGTTCGGCTCATCAAAATGCACATGAATATCGATCATACCCGGCATGACCGTCAGGCCGGAAGCGTCGATCACGTTCCCGCCCGCGTCGATATTTTCGCTTAATTCAACAATAATCCCATCTTGAATACCGATATCAAGAAGATGCACGCCGTCTTCCAAGACGACGTGCCCTCCTTTAACGACCAAATCATAAGCCTTCAATTGTGATCACCTCAAACTGTTTTTTCAATGAGGGACTCTTTGCTTTCATTTATCGCTATCGCAGCCGGCGGGTGCAATCTCATCAGTGCAATGTACGTGACGAAAGCAAACAATACCCCTACGAACCAGGAAATGTCATATAAGTATTTTAACGAAGGAACAAATTGCCCAATCAGGGATACGAAGGCTCCAATGGCGGTTGCCACAAATGCGCGGTAATTATATCCTTTATAATACGTATATTTCCCATTTAACTTGTAAAGCTCATCTACCTCCAATGTTCGCTTCCGGATGATGAAGTAATCGGCGAACATGACCCCGGCCACTGGACCGAGCGCTCCGCCAATTGTGCCCAAGAAGGCAAAGATACTGGTAGATTGCTCCATCATTTTCCATGGCACAGTCAACAAAGACAGGATAGCCGCTATATATCCTCCGCGCTTAAATGTGATCCATTTTGGGAAAAGGTTGGCCAAATCGTATGCGGGCGAGACAATATTGGCAGCCACATTAACGGAAACCGACGCCATACACAGCGTAATTACGGAAACGGCAATAATAAACGGATGGTTGAAATATTTGAGAATCTCCACAACATCCCAAATTGGTGTGCCAAAAGCAACCTGAGAACCAGAGGTAACGGTAATGCTCGCAAAAGCGAATAGAATGAAGGTCCCAGGCAAGCCCCAGAATTGCCCCTTGATTTGTTCCTTTTGGGATTTCGCAAAACGGGTAAAATCAGGAATATTTAAAATCAGGGTCGCCCAAATGCCGATGATCCCGGTAACAGATGCGACAAACACCCAAAAAAGGTCGCCGAATGATTGAAACTTACTCGCCTGAGCATAGATCGGGCCCAATCCGCCAGCGATGTCAATCGCCCACCAAACCATGCCGCCAAAGACAACATACACTAAAGGTCCTGCCCACACCTCAAACTTTTTGATCGACTCCATTCCATGATGGAGGACAAGAACATTCAAACCCCAGAACAGAAGGAAAGACAGCAGTCCGGGCAGGTGAAGACCAAGCAGGTTCCAGTCTCCTCCGAGTGTGCCCCAACCATCCCAGACGTTTAACAATAGGATGTTGAGCGCGGTGCTTCCGGCAAATGCTTGAATGCCAAACCACATAATGGCAACAAAACCGCGAAGGAGCGCAGGAACATTGGCTCCGAGAACACCGTATGACGAACGAATAAATACCGGAAACGGAATGGCGTATTTTGCGCCCGCATGCCCATTTAACGAAAGCGCTGCGTACAAAATCAGCGAAGCGACCAGGATTACCGCCAAAACCTGCCAAGGAGACATGCCGATGGCAATGAGTCCGCCAACCGTCGCATAAGTCGGTATGTTATGAATACAACCCATCCAGATGGAAGCAAAGTTAAATGCCTTCCAAGTTCGTTCTTCCGGTTTAACCGGTAATAAATCGGTATTGCTGAGGGACGGAGACAATTTATTGGTTTCCATTCCAACCAACCTTTCTTTAAATGTTAATTATGTTAACATGTTATGGCAAGAAAACTTTCTTAATGGCATTAGTATAAGGTAAAAAAAATAATTATTCATTATTAATATTTAACAAATATAAATCGAGGGATTGTTCACTTTAACTAAAAAAATCAGGGTGATTAGTATTTTTTTTGAAGATTGAGGGGAATGATGAATTTCAACGAAGGGTGAACGGCTCTTTGGATTGTAAGAAAAACTGCCGTTAAAAAGGGGTCTCTCTTTCGTGGGAGTAATGAAAATTGAAGCAGCAGGCCGATGGGCCTGCTGCCGGGGAATTCTTAGGTGTACTGTTGTCCTGATTCAGCCACACGTCAGCATGTCAGCGGATTTTGGCAAATGAGATCCAGCTGAGCAGGTTGATCCGTGATTTTTTCCCCTTATCCTTAACCATACCGTAGAACTGCCCTAAAAATTGCTCCCACTTGCCGCCGATCTCCTTACTGGAGGCTTGATTATCCATCACGCTATGTATGCTTTGATTGATGGCTTCCTCCAAATGTGTCAGCGCCTCCTGAAGATGCTGATCAATGACTTCATTCTGCATGCAGTGTGCCTCCCGTCTCTTCGGCAGAAGAGGATTCCTCGGAAATCTCCTGATCCAGCCGCTTTCTCATCCGTTCAAATTGCGCTTCGGCGACAATGTCTTCCATTTCGTCACGGGCGATCTGCAGGGCGTATTGAATACGGCCCGTCAAACCTGCGGCACCCTGCGTCCCAGTTTCTGCGAGCGGCTTCAAGGTATTTTTCACAATCGGCCAAAGGGTGGAGGCTGCAAAGGCGAGCGCGGTGCCCACGATAAATCGGTCTGTGTTTTTTTCCAGCATGTTCAGGTAACCTCCTTAAGTTGATAGAAAAAGCCTATCCCGCAGCTAGGCTGCGGAATAGGAGGGGGCCGCCGTGCCCGTCGTCTGATCCTTACTTTCGAGCAAGGACAGGATCGGCTTCGAGATCCAGGAAATCGAACCTGCGACGAGCAGAATAGGCCCCCAGAGATGCAGGGGAATTGGCGCGGTATGGAAAAACTGGTTGAGCGGAGGCACATACAGCGCGCCCAGCAGGGCGAGCCAAGAGATGCTCAATGCGCCGACCAGGAAGCGGTCTTTACTCCAATCGCCCACCGTTTGCTCGCTGTCTTCCTGGCGCCAAGAGAACGTTTGGATCAGTTGGCCTGCCACCAGCGTCGCGAAAGCGACGCTTTGCGCCACAGCCACGGGCTGCCC is a genomic window of Paenibacillus durus ATCC 35681 containing:
- a CDS encoding allantoinase, whose amino-acid sequence is MKAYDLVVKGGHVVLEDGVHLLDIGIQDGIIVELSENIDAGGNVIDASGLTVMPGMIDIHVHFDEPNRADWEGFQNGSRLMAAGGITTYFDMPLNGNPPTTTAATLIEKKALANGNSYVDYALWGGLVPGSLNELEGMAEQGAIGFKAFMSSAGSEFGRVDEMTLYRGMEIIARLNKVLALHAESEAITQELTREKCSNGQVTIRDYVESRPPLAEMEAVSRALLYAEETGCPLHFVHISHPKTVELIEHAKQRGLNVTLETCPHYLLFTDDDFERIGPSAKCAPPLRDDQAKEQLWEKLGSGKIDMITSDHSPCLSFMKFDHPDNMFEVWGGISGGQFSLEAMVTEAHLNRNMPLPQIAKYLSTNPAMRFGLYPHKGAISVGFDSDLVLLDMNLERTVEQEDLLSKHPHSLYIGHTLKCAVQMTLSRGKVVYDRKHGIQGECSGQWIR
- a CDS encoding NCS1 family nucleobase:cation symporter-1, with the translated sequence METNKLSPSLSNTDLLPVKPEERTWKAFNFASIWMGCIHNIPTYATVGGLIAIGMSPWQVLAVILVASLILYAALSLNGHAGAKYAIPFPVFIRSSYGVLGANVPALLRGFVAIMWFGIQAFAGSTALNILLLNVWDGWGTLGGDWNLLGLHLPGLLSFLLFWGLNVLVLHHGMESIKKFEVWAGPLVYVVFGGMVWWAIDIAGGLGPIYAQASKFQSFGDLFWVFVASVTGIIGIWATLILNIPDFTRFAKSQKEQIKGQFWGLPGTFILFAFASITVTSGSQVAFGTPIWDVVEILKYFNHPFIIAVSVITLCMASVSVNVAANIVSPAYDLANLFPKWITFKRGGYIAAILSLLTVPWKMMEQSTSIFAFLGTIGGALGPVAGVMFADYFIIRKRTLEVDELYKLNGKYTYYKGYNYRAFVATAIGAFVSLIGQFVPSLKYLYDISWFVGVLFAFVTYIALMRLHPPAAIAINESKESLIEKTV